From a single Peromyscus maniculatus bairdii isolate BWxNUB_F1_BW_parent chromosome 4, HU_Pman_BW_mat_3.1, whole genome shotgun sequence genomic region:
- the Cdan1 gene encoding codanin-1 isoform X3, which yields MAAVLESLLREEVPVAAAVRWIARSTPSSEDSSEVAALSALQPLRKEFVPFLLNFLREQSNRVLPQGPSTPAKTPGASAALPARPGAPARGGRGARSQLFPAAEPLSAAAEAPLARRAGRRRGPGPGPGPSRERGGGRGPGGPEEGTSGESPPWAGGRKPRGSGSPGSPRLSLSDPPNLSNLEEFPPVGTVPPGPAGRTKPSRRINPTPVSEERSLSKPKTCFTSPPISCVPSSQPSALDTSPWGLGLPPGCRSLQEEREMLRKARSKQLQQSPTPACPIPESGSPVPSRTGSLTAEPADPARVSSRQRLELVALIYSSCIAENLVPNLFLELFFVLQLLTARRMVATKASDLESNQGALDPLETPLFQSIHDCVFFAVQVLEHQFQVLSYLDKGTLKLLAENERLLCFSPALQGRLRAAYEGSVAKVSLVIPPSAQAVSFQPETDNRANFSSDRAFHTFKKQRDVFYEVLREWEDHHEEPSWDFEKGLGSRIRAMMGQLSAACSHSHFVRLFQKQLLQMCQSPGSAGGSVLGEAPDVLNMLGADKLGRLRQLQERLIAPQSSGGPCPPPTFPGCQGFFRDFIMSASSFHFNQHLMDSLSLKIRELNGLPLPQHEPGDEDGESDVDWQGERRQFAVVLLSLRLLAKFLGFVAFLPYRGPEPPPTRELQDSILALRSQVPPVLDIRALLQQGLWARRAVLTVPWLVEFLSFADHIVPLLDYYRSVFTLLLHLHRSLVLSKENEGEMCFLNKLLLLAVLGWLFQIPTVPEDLFFLDDDQVDAFEVDTATSEHGLDSVPVVDQQLLYTCCPYIGELRKLLASWVSGSSGRSGGFVRKITPTTTTTSLGSLPPKTSQGLQAQLAQAFFHNQPPSLRRTVEFVAERIGSNCVKHIKATLVADLVNQAESLLQEQLVTKGRPGGDPAQLLELLCSQLCPHGAQALTQGREFCQKKSPAAVRALLPEETPAAVLSSAESIAVGLATEKACSWLSANITALIRREVKAAVTRMLRAQGPEPTARVERRGCSRACEHHAPLPSHLISEIKDVLSLAAGPRDPEEGVSPERLEELLSQLSQSLQCRQFLCPTAEQHLAKCSVELASLLVADRIPILGPPTQHRLDRGQARRLLHMLLSLWKDDFQGPVPLQLLLSPRNVGLLADTRPREWDLLLFLLRELVEKDLMGQLEIEACLGSLNEAQWPEDFSEELSTLFRLFLAEPHLLEPQLRACELMQPNRGTVLAQS from the exons ATGGCGGCCGTTTTGGAGTCGCTGCTGCGCGAAGAGGTGCCGGTTGCAGCCGCCGTGCGGTGGATCGCGCGCAGCACCCCGAGTTCGGAG gATAGCTCGGAGGTGGCCGCTCTGAGCGCACTCCAGCCTCTGCGGAAGGAATTCGTGCCGTTCCTGCTGAACTTCCTGAGGGAGCAGAGCAACCGCGTCCTCCCGCAGGGCCCCTCCACCCCCGCCAAGACCCCCGGCGCCTCGGCCGCCTTGCCAGCGAGGCCCGGGGCCCCGGCACGGGGTGGCCGTGGGGCGCGCAGCCAGCTTTTCCCTGCGGCCGAGCCCCTCAGCGCCGCTGCGGAGGCACCTCTGGCCCGCCGTGCGGGCCGCAGGCGGGgcccggggccggggccggggccgtCCCGCGAACGAGGAGGAGGTCGCGGCCCCGGGGGCCCGGAGGAGGGGACCAGTGGAGAGAGCCCGCCCTGGGCCGGAGGCCGGAAGCCTAGGGGCTCAGGCAGCCCCGGCAGCCCCAGACTCTCGCTCTCGGATCCGCCAAACCTCAGCAACTTGGAGGAGTTCCCTCCCGTAGGCACCGTTCCTCCCGGCCCTGCAGG CAGGACGAAGCCTTCTCGAAGGATCAACCCAACTCCGGTGAGCGAAGAGCGATCGCTTTCCAAGCCCAAGACCTGCTTCACCTCACCCCCAATCAGCTGTGTCCCCAGTTCCCAACCCTCAGCCCTGGACACTAGCCCTTGGGGCCTTGGCCTTCCCCCAGGGTGCAGAAGTCTGCAAGAGGAGCGGGAGATGCTCAGGAAGGCGCG CTCCAAGCAGCTGCAGCAGTCACCTACCCCAGCCTGTCCCATCCCAGAATCGGGGTCTCCTGTCCCCAGTCGGACAGGAAGTCTCACAGCAGAACCTGCTGACCCAGCCCGAGTGTCTTCTCGACAGCGCCTGGAGCTGGTAGCCCTTATCTACTCTTCGTGCATTGCTG AGAACCTGGTACCAAACCTCTTTTTGGAGCTCTTCTTCGTCCTTCAGCTCCTGACTGCCCGGAGAATGGTGGCCACCAAGGCTAGTGACCTTGAATCAAATCAGGGTGCCCTAG ATCCGCTGGAAACTCCCCTGTTTCAGAGCATCCATGATTGTGTCTTCTTTGCAGTGCAGGTTTTAGAGCATCAGTTCCA GGTTCTGTCCTACCTGGACAAAGGGACCTTGAAGCTGCTGGCTGAGAATGAGCGGCTGCTGTGCTTCTCCCCAGCTCTACAGGGCCGCCTTCGAGCTGCTTATGAAGGCAGTGTTGCCAAG GTCTCTCTGGTGATACCACCCTCTGCTCAAGCTGTCTCCTTTCAGCCAGAAACTGACAATCGTGCCAACTTCTCCAGTGATCGAGCctttcatacttttaaaaaacagag GGATGTGTTCTATGAGGTACTTCGAGAGTGGGAAGATCACCATGAGGAGCCCAGCTGGGATTTTGAGAAGGGCTTGGGTAGCAGGATCAG AGCCATGATGGGTCAGCTTTCAGCAGCCTGCAGCCACAGCCACTTTGTCCGGCTTTTCCAAAAACAGCTTCTCCAG ATGTGTCAGAGCCCTGGCAGTGCTGGGGGATCCGTCTTGGGTGAAGCTCCAGATGTGTTGAATATGCTAGGAGCTGACAAGTTGGGACGGTTGCGGCAGCTCCAAGAACGGCTTATAGCCCCTCAGAGCAGTGGGGGACCCTGCCCGCCCCCCACCTTCCCAGGCTGTCAAGGCTTCTTCAGGGATTTTATCATGAGTGCCAGCAG CTTCCATTTTAATCAGCATCTTATGGATAGTTTGAGCTTGAAGATTCGGGAACTCAATggccttcccctgcctcagcatgAGCCTGGTGATGAAGATGGGGAGTCAGATGTGGATTGGCAG GGTGAACGGAGGCAGTTTGCTGTAGTGCTTCTCAGTCTTAGACTTTTGGCTAAATTTCTGGGCTTTGTGGCTTTCCTGCCATACCGAGGACCTGAACCACCCCCAACCCGTGAGCTTCAGGACTCTATTCTGGCCCTCAGGAGCCAG GTCCCTCCCGTCCTAGACATACGGGCTCTGCTGCAGCAGGGGTTGTGGGCCCGCCGGGCAGTCCTCACCGTGCCCTGGCTGGTGGAGTTCCTCTCCTTTGCTGACCACATTGTCCCCTTGCTGGACTACTACCGGAGTGTCTTTACTCTCCTGCTGCACTTACATCG GAGTTTGGTCTTATCAAAGGAGAATGAAGGGGAGATGTGCTTCCTGAAcaagctgctgctgcttgctGTCCTAGGCTGGCTTTTCCAG ATACCTACAGTTCCTGAGGATTTATTCTTTCTCGATGATGATCAGGTGGATGCCTTTGAGGTGGATACAGCTACATCAGAGCATGGTTTG GACAGTGTGCCTGTTGTGGACCAGCAGTTGCTGTATACCTGCTGCCCCTACATTG GAGAGCTCCGGAAACTGCTTGCTTCTTGGGTTTCGGGCAGCAGTGGGCGGAGTGGGGGCTTTGTGAGGAAAATCActcccaccaccactaccaccagccTGGGAAGCCTGCCTCCCAAGACCAGCCAGGGGTTGCAG GCTCAGCTCGCCCAGGCCTTTTTCCACAACCAGCCGCCCTCCCTGCGGAGGACTGTAGAATTTGTGGCAGAAAGAATTGGATCAAACTGTGTCAAACACATCAA GGCGACGCTGGTGGCAGATCTGGTGAATCAAGCCGAGTCccttcttcaggagcagctggtgACGAAGGGACGGCCAGGGGGAGACCCAGCCCAGCTGTTGGAGCTCCTGTGTTCTCAACTGTGCCCTCATGGGGCCCAAGCATTGACCCAGGGGCGGGA GTTTTGCCAAAAGAAGAGCCCCGCTGCTGTGCGAGCACTGCTGCCAGAAGAAACTCCAGCTGCT GTTCTAAGCAGTGCAGAGAGCATTGCCGTGGGGCTTGCGACAGAGAAAGCCTGCTCCTGGTTGTCAGCCAACATTACAG CGCTGATTAGAAGGGAGGTGAAAGCAGCCGTGACTCGCATGCTACGAGCCCAGGGTCCTGAGCCAACTGCCCGGGTGGAGCGGAGGGGCTGCTCCCGAGCCTGTGAGCAccatgctcccctcccctcccacctcatcTCCGAGATAAAA GATGTGCTCTCCCTGGCTGCGGGGCCTCGGGACCCTGAGGAGGGCGTTTCCCCGGAGCGTCTGGAAGAGCTGCTAAGCCAGCTGAGCCAGTCACTGCAGTGCCGTCAG TTCCTGTGCCCAACTGCTGAGCAGCATCTGGCCAAGTGCTCTGTGGAGTTAGCGTCCCTCCTGG TTGCAGACCGGATCCCCATCTTAGGGCCCCCAACACAGCACAGGCTAGACCGAGGACAGGCTCGAAGGCTTCTGCACATGCTGCTTTCCTTATGGAAGGATGACTTCCAGGGGCCAGTTCCACTACAGCTTCTACTCAGCCCAAGAAACGTGGGGCTTCTAGCAGATACTCGGCCAAGGGAG TGGGACTTACTACTGTTCTTACTCCGGGAGCTGGTAGAAAAGGATCTCATGGGACAGCTGGAGATAGAAGCCTGCTTGGGCAGCCTTAATGAGGCCCAGTGgccagag GACTTCTCAGAAGAATTATCTACACTATTTCGCTTGTTCCTAGCTGAGCCCCATCTGCTAGAACCCCAGCTGAGAGCTTGTGAACTTATGCAACCAAACCGCGGGACAGTGCTGGCCCAAAGCTAG
- the Cdan1 gene encoding codanin-1 isoform X1: MAAVLESLLREEVPVAAAVRWIARSTPSSEDSSEVAALSALQPLRKEFVPFLLNFLREQSNRVLPQGPSTPAKTPGASAALPARPGAPARGGRGARSQLFPAAEPLSAAAEAPLARRAGRRRGPGPGPGPSRERGGGRGPGGPEEGTSGESPPWAGGRKPRGSGSPGSPRLSLSDPPNLSNLEEFPPVGTVPPGPAGRTKPSRRINPTPVSEERSLSKPKTCFTSPPISCVPSSQPSALDTSPWGLGLPPGCRSLQEEREMLRKARSKQLQQSPTPACPIPESGSPVPSRTGSLTAEPADPARVSSRQRLELVALIYSSCIAENLVPNLFLELFFVLQLLTARRMVATKASDLESNQGALDPLETPLFQSIHDCVFFAVQVLEHQFQVLSYLDKGTLKLLAENERLLCFSPALQGRLRAAYEGSVAKVSLVIPPSAQAVSFQPETDNRANFSSDRAFHTFKKQRPESLSLANHLRVNFPCPQMPVMCCSWVCNIPSCRELWRDVFYEVLREWEDHHEEPSWDFEKGLGSRIRAMMGQLSAACSHSHFVRLFQKQLLQMCQSPGSAGGSVLGEAPDVLNMLGADKLGRLRQLQERLIAPQSSGGPCPPPTFPGCQGFFRDFIMSASSFHFNQHLMDSLSLKIRELNGLPLPQHEPGDEDGESDVDWQGERRQFAVVLLSLRLLAKFLGFVAFLPYRGPEPPPTRELQDSILALRSQVPPVLDIRALLQQGLWARRAVLTVPWLVEFLSFADHIVPLLDYYRSVFTLLLHLHRSLVLSKENEGEMCFLNKLLLLAVLGWLFQIPTVPEDLFFLDDDQVDAFEVDTATSEHGLDSVPVVDQQLLYTCCPYIGELRKLLASWVSGSSGRSGGFVRKITPTTTTTSLGSLPPKTSQGLQAQLAQAFFHNQPPSLRRTVEFVAERIGSNCVKHIKATLVADLVNQAESLLQEQLVTKGRPGGDPAQLLELLCSQLCPHGAQALTQGREFCQKKSPAAVRALLPEETPAAVLSSAESIAVGLATEKACSWLSANITALIRREVKAAVTRMLRAQGPEPTARVERRGCSRACEHHAPLPSHLISEIKDVLSLAAGPRDPEEGVSPERLEELLSQLSQSLQCRQFLCPTAEQHLAKCSVELASLLVADRIPILGPPTQHRLDRGQARRLLHMLLSLWKDDFQGPVPLQLLLSPRNVGLLADTRPREWDLLLFLLRELVEKDLMGQLEIEACLGSLNEAQWPEDFSEELSTLFRLFLAEPHLLEPQLRACELMQPNRGTVLAQS; this comes from the exons ATGGCGGCCGTTTTGGAGTCGCTGCTGCGCGAAGAGGTGCCGGTTGCAGCCGCCGTGCGGTGGATCGCGCGCAGCACCCCGAGTTCGGAG gATAGCTCGGAGGTGGCCGCTCTGAGCGCACTCCAGCCTCTGCGGAAGGAATTCGTGCCGTTCCTGCTGAACTTCCTGAGGGAGCAGAGCAACCGCGTCCTCCCGCAGGGCCCCTCCACCCCCGCCAAGACCCCCGGCGCCTCGGCCGCCTTGCCAGCGAGGCCCGGGGCCCCGGCACGGGGTGGCCGTGGGGCGCGCAGCCAGCTTTTCCCTGCGGCCGAGCCCCTCAGCGCCGCTGCGGAGGCACCTCTGGCCCGCCGTGCGGGCCGCAGGCGGGgcccggggccggggccggggccgtCCCGCGAACGAGGAGGAGGTCGCGGCCCCGGGGGCCCGGAGGAGGGGACCAGTGGAGAGAGCCCGCCCTGGGCCGGAGGCCGGAAGCCTAGGGGCTCAGGCAGCCCCGGCAGCCCCAGACTCTCGCTCTCGGATCCGCCAAACCTCAGCAACTTGGAGGAGTTCCCTCCCGTAGGCACCGTTCCTCCCGGCCCTGCAGG CAGGACGAAGCCTTCTCGAAGGATCAACCCAACTCCGGTGAGCGAAGAGCGATCGCTTTCCAAGCCCAAGACCTGCTTCACCTCACCCCCAATCAGCTGTGTCCCCAGTTCCCAACCCTCAGCCCTGGACACTAGCCCTTGGGGCCTTGGCCTTCCCCCAGGGTGCAGAAGTCTGCAAGAGGAGCGGGAGATGCTCAGGAAGGCGCG CTCCAAGCAGCTGCAGCAGTCACCTACCCCAGCCTGTCCCATCCCAGAATCGGGGTCTCCTGTCCCCAGTCGGACAGGAAGTCTCACAGCAGAACCTGCTGACCCAGCCCGAGTGTCTTCTCGACAGCGCCTGGAGCTGGTAGCCCTTATCTACTCTTCGTGCATTGCTG AGAACCTGGTACCAAACCTCTTTTTGGAGCTCTTCTTCGTCCTTCAGCTCCTGACTGCCCGGAGAATGGTGGCCACCAAGGCTAGTGACCTTGAATCAAATCAGGGTGCCCTAG ATCCGCTGGAAACTCCCCTGTTTCAGAGCATCCATGATTGTGTCTTCTTTGCAGTGCAGGTTTTAGAGCATCAGTTCCA GGTTCTGTCCTACCTGGACAAAGGGACCTTGAAGCTGCTGGCTGAGAATGAGCGGCTGCTGTGCTTCTCCCCAGCTCTACAGGGCCGCCTTCGAGCTGCTTATGAAGGCAGTGTTGCCAAG GTCTCTCTGGTGATACCACCCTCTGCTCAAGCTGTCTCCTTTCAGCCAGAAACTGACAATCGTGCCAACTTCTCCAGTGATCGAGCctttcatacttttaaaaaacagag ACCTGAATCCCTGAGCTTAGCCAACCATCTTAGGGTCAACTTTCCCTGTCCACAGATGCCTGTGATGTGCTGCAGCTGGGTCTGTAACATACCATCATGTAGAGAACTATGGAG GGATGTGTTCTATGAGGTACTTCGAGAGTGGGAAGATCACCATGAGGAGCCCAGCTGGGATTTTGAGAAGGGCTTGGGTAGCAGGATCAG AGCCATGATGGGTCAGCTTTCAGCAGCCTGCAGCCACAGCCACTTTGTCCGGCTTTTCCAAAAACAGCTTCTCCAG ATGTGTCAGAGCCCTGGCAGTGCTGGGGGATCCGTCTTGGGTGAAGCTCCAGATGTGTTGAATATGCTAGGAGCTGACAAGTTGGGACGGTTGCGGCAGCTCCAAGAACGGCTTATAGCCCCTCAGAGCAGTGGGGGACCCTGCCCGCCCCCCACCTTCCCAGGCTGTCAAGGCTTCTTCAGGGATTTTATCATGAGTGCCAGCAG CTTCCATTTTAATCAGCATCTTATGGATAGTTTGAGCTTGAAGATTCGGGAACTCAATggccttcccctgcctcagcatgAGCCTGGTGATGAAGATGGGGAGTCAGATGTGGATTGGCAG GGTGAACGGAGGCAGTTTGCTGTAGTGCTTCTCAGTCTTAGACTTTTGGCTAAATTTCTGGGCTTTGTGGCTTTCCTGCCATACCGAGGACCTGAACCACCCCCAACCCGTGAGCTTCAGGACTCTATTCTGGCCCTCAGGAGCCAG GTCCCTCCCGTCCTAGACATACGGGCTCTGCTGCAGCAGGGGTTGTGGGCCCGCCGGGCAGTCCTCACCGTGCCCTGGCTGGTGGAGTTCCTCTCCTTTGCTGACCACATTGTCCCCTTGCTGGACTACTACCGGAGTGTCTTTACTCTCCTGCTGCACTTACATCG GAGTTTGGTCTTATCAAAGGAGAATGAAGGGGAGATGTGCTTCCTGAAcaagctgctgctgcttgctGTCCTAGGCTGGCTTTTCCAG ATACCTACAGTTCCTGAGGATTTATTCTTTCTCGATGATGATCAGGTGGATGCCTTTGAGGTGGATACAGCTACATCAGAGCATGGTTTG GACAGTGTGCCTGTTGTGGACCAGCAGTTGCTGTATACCTGCTGCCCCTACATTG GAGAGCTCCGGAAACTGCTTGCTTCTTGGGTTTCGGGCAGCAGTGGGCGGAGTGGGGGCTTTGTGAGGAAAATCActcccaccaccactaccaccagccTGGGAAGCCTGCCTCCCAAGACCAGCCAGGGGTTGCAG GCTCAGCTCGCCCAGGCCTTTTTCCACAACCAGCCGCCCTCCCTGCGGAGGACTGTAGAATTTGTGGCAGAAAGAATTGGATCAAACTGTGTCAAACACATCAA GGCGACGCTGGTGGCAGATCTGGTGAATCAAGCCGAGTCccttcttcaggagcagctggtgACGAAGGGACGGCCAGGGGGAGACCCAGCCCAGCTGTTGGAGCTCCTGTGTTCTCAACTGTGCCCTCATGGGGCCCAAGCATTGACCCAGGGGCGGGA GTTTTGCCAAAAGAAGAGCCCCGCTGCTGTGCGAGCACTGCTGCCAGAAGAAACTCCAGCTGCT GTTCTAAGCAGTGCAGAGAGCATTGCCGTGGGGCTTGCGACAGAGAAAGCCTGCTCCTGGTTGTCAGCCAACATTACAG CGCTGATTAGAAGGGAGGTGAAAGCAGCCGTGACTCGCATGCTACGAGCCCAGGGTCCTGAGCCAACTGCCCGGGTGGAGCGGAGGGGCTGCTCCCGAGCCTGTGAGCAccatgctcccctcccctcccacctcatcTCCGAGATAAAA GATGTGCTCTCCCTGGCTGCGGGGCCTCGGGACCCTGAGGAGGGCGTTTCCCCGGAGCGTCTGGAAGAGCTGCTAAGCCAGCTGAGCCAGTCACTGCAGTGCCGTCAG TTCCTGTGCCCAACTGCTGAGCAGCATCTGGCCAAGTGCTCTGTGGAGTTAGCGTCCCTCCTGG TTGCAGACCGGATCCCCATCTTAGGGCCCCCAACACAGCACAGGCTAGACCGAGGACAGGCTCGAAGGCTTCTGCACATGCTGCTTTCCTTATGGAAGGATGACTTCCAGGGGCCAGTTCCACTACAGCTTCTACTCAGCCCAAGAAACGTGGGGCTTCTAGCAGATACTCGGCCAAGGGAG TGGGACTTACTACTGTTCTTACTCCGGGAGCTGGTAGAAAAGGATCTCATGGGACAGCTGGAGATAGAAGCCTGCTTGGGCAGCCTTAATGAGGCCCAGTGgccagag GACTTCTCAGAAGAATTATCTACACTATTTCGCTTGTTCCTAGCTGAGCCCCATCTGCTAGAACCCCAGCTGAGAGCTTGTGAACTTATGCAACCAAACCGCGGGACAGTGCTGGCCCAAAGCTAG
- the Cdan1 gene encoding codanin-1 isoform X5 — translation MAAVLESLLREEVPVAAAVRWIARSTPSSEDSSEVAALSALQPLRKEFVPFLLNFLREQSNRVLPQGPSTPAKTPGASAALPARPGAPARGGRGARSQLFPAAEPLSAAAEAPLARRAGRRRGPGPGPGPSRERGGGRGPGGPEEGTSGESPPWAGGRKPRGSGSPGSPRLSLSDPPNLSNLEEFPPVGTVPPGPAGRTKPSRRINPTPVSEERSLSKPKTCFTSPPISCVPSSQPSALDTSPWGLGLPPGCRSLQEEREMLRKARSKQLQQSPTPACPIPESGSPVPSRTGSLTAEPADPARVSSRQRLELVALIYSSCIAENLVPNLFLELFFVLQLLTARRMVATKASDLESNQGALDPLETPLFQSIHDCVFFAVQVLEHQFQVLSYLDKGTLKLLAENERLLCFSPALQGRLRAAYEGSVAKVSLVIPPSAQAVSFQPETDNRANFSSDRAFHTFKKQRPESLSLANHLRVNFPCPQMPVMCCSWVCNIPSCRELWRDVFYEVLREWEDHHEEPSWDFEKGLGSRIRAMMGQLSAACSHSHFVRLFQKQLLQMCQSPGSAGGSVLGEAPDVLNMLGADKLGRLRQLQERLIAPQSSGGPCPPPTFPGCQGFFRDFIMSASSFHFNQHLMDSLSLKIRELNGLPLPQHEPGDEDGESDVDWQGERRQFAVVLLSLRLLAKFLGFVAFLPYRGPEPPPTRELQDSILALRSQVPPVLDIRALLQQGLWARRAVLTVPWLVEFLSFADHIVPLLDYYRSVFTLLLHLHRSLVLSKENEGEMCFLNKLLLLAVLGWLFQIPTVPEDLFFLDDDQVDAFEVDTATSEHGLDSVPVVDQQLLYTCCPYIGELRKLLASWVSGSSGRSGGFVRKITPTTTTTSLGSLPPKTSQGLQAQLAQAFFHNQPPSLRRTVEFVAERIGSNCVKHIKATLVADLVNQAESLLQEQLVTKGRPGGDPAQLLELLCSQLCPHGAQALTQGRDIWWGRRMDSTSF, via the exons ATGGCGGCCGTTTTGGAGTCGCTGCTGCGCGAAGAGGTGCCGGTTGCAGCCGCCGTGCGGTGGATCGCGCGCAGCACCCCGAGTTCGGAG gATAGCTCGGAGGTGGCCGCTCTGAGCGCACTCCAGCCTCTGCGGAAGGAATTCGTGCCGTTCCTGCTGAACTTCCTGAGGGAGCAGAGCAACCGCGTCCTCCCGCAGGGCCCCTCCACCCCCGCCAAGACCCCCGGCGCCTCGGCCGCCTTGCCAGCGAGGCCCGGGGCCCCGGCACGGGGTGGCCGTGGGGCGCGCAGCCAGCTTTTCCCTGCGGCCGAGCCCCTCAGCGCCGCTGCGGAGGCACCTCTGGCCCGCCGTGCGGGCCGCAGGCGGGgcccggggccggggccggggccgtCCCGCGAACGAGGAGGAGGTCGCGGCCCCGGGGGCCCGGAGGAGGGGACCAGTGGAGAGAGCCCGCCCTGGGCCGGAGGCCGGAAGCCTAGGGGCTCAGGCAGCCCCGGCAGCCCCAGACTCTCGCTCTCGGATCCGCCAAACCTCAGCAACTTGGAGGAGTTCCCTCCCGTAGGCACCGTTCCTCCCGGCCCTGCAGG CAGGACGAAGCCTTCTCGAAGGATCAACCCAACTCCGGTGAGCGAAGAGCGATCGCTTTCCAAGCCCAAGACCTGCTTCACCTCACCCCCAATCAGCTGTGTCCCCAGTTCCCAACCCTCAGCCCTGGACACTAGCCCTTGGGGCCTTGGCCTTCCCCCAGGGTGCAGAAGTCTGCAAGAGGAGCGGGAGATGCTCAGGAAGGCGCG CTCCAAGCAGCTGCAGCAGTCACCTACCCCAGCCTGTCCCATCCCAGAATCGGGGTCTCCTGTCCCCAGTCGGACAGGAAGTCTCACAGCAGAACCTGCTGACCCAGCCCGAGTGTCTTCTCGACAGCGCCTGGAGCTGGTAGCCCTTATCTACTCTTCGTGCATTGCTG AGAACCTGGTACCAAACCTCTTTTTGGAGCTCTTCTTCGTCCTTCAGCTCCTGACTGCCCGGAGAATGGTGGCCACCAAGGCTAGTGACCTTGAATCAAATCAGGGTGCCCTAG ATCCGCTGGAAACTCCCCTGTTTCAGAGCATCCATGATTGTGTCTTCTTTGCAGTGCAGGTTTTAGAGCATCAGTTCCA GGTTCTGTCCTACCTGGACAAAGGGACCTTGAAGCTGCTGGCTGAGAATGAGCGGCTGCTGTGCTTCTCCCCAGCTCTACAGGGCCGCCTTCGAGCTGCTTATGAAGGCAGTGTTGCCAAG GTCTCTCTGGTGATACCACCCTCTGCTCAAGCTGTCTCCTTTCAGCCAGAAACTGACAATCGTGCCAACTTCTCCAGTGATCGAGCctttcatacttttaaaaaacagag ACCTGAATCCCTGAGCTTAGCCAACCATCTTAGGGTCAACTTTCCCTGTCCACAGATGCCTGTGATGTGCTGCAGCTGGGTCTGTAACATACCATCATGTAGAGAACTATGGAG GGATGTGTTCTATGAGGTACTTCGAGAGTGGGAAGATCACCATGAGGAGCCCAGCTGGGATTTTGAGAAGGGCTTGGGTAGCAGGATCAG AGCCATGATGGGTCAGCTTTCAGCAGCCTGCAGCCACAGCCACTTTGTCCGGCTTTTCCAAAAACAGCTTCTCCAG ATGTGTCAGAGCCCTGGCAGTGCTGGGGGATCCGTCTTGGGTGAAGCTCCAGATGTGTTGAATATGCTAGGAGCTGACAAGTTGGGACGGTTGCGGCAGCTCCAAGAACGGCTTATAGCCCCTCAGAGCAGTGGGGGACCCTGCCCGCCCCCCACCTTCCCAGGCTGTCAAGGCTTCTTCAGGGATTTTATCATGAGTGCCAGCAG CTTCCATTTTAATCAGCATCTTATGGATAGTTTGAGCTTGAAGATTCGGGAACTCAATggccttcccctgcctcagcatgAGCCTGGTGATGAAGATGGGGAGTCAGATGTGGATTGGCAG GGTGAACGGAGGCAGTTTGCTGTAGTGCTTCTCAGTCTTAGACTTTTGGCTAAATTTCTGGGCTTTGTGGCTTTCCTGCCATACCGAGGACCTGAACCACCCCCAACCCGTGAGCTTCAGGACTCTATTCTGGCCCTCAGGAGCCAG GTCCCTCCCGTCCTAGACATACGGGCTCTGCTGCAGCAGGGGTTGTGGGCCCGCCGGGCAGTCCTCACCGTGCCCTGGCTGGTGGAGTTCCTCTCCTTTGCTGACCACATTGTCCCCTTGCTGGACTACTACCGGAGTGTCTTTACTCTCCTGCTGCACTTACATCG GAGTTTGGTCTTATCAAAGGAGAATGAAGGGGAGATGTGCTTCCTGAAcaagctgctgctgcttgctGTCCTAGGCTGGCTTTTCCAG ATACCTACAGTTCCTGAGGATTTATTCTTTCTCGATGATGATCAGGTGGATGCCTTTGAGGTGGATACAGCTACATCAGAGCATGGTTTG GACAGTGTGCCTGTTGTGGACCAGCAGTTGCTGTATACCTGCTGCCCCTACATTG GAGAGCTCCGGAAACTGCTTGCTTCTTGGGTTTCGGGCAGCAGTGGGCGGAGTGGGGGCTTTGTGAGGAAAATCActcccaccaccactaccaccagccTGGGAAGCCTGCCTCCCAAGACCAGCCAGGGGTTGCAG GCTCAGCTCGCCCAGGCCTTTTTCCACAACCAGCCGCCCTCCCTGCGGAGGACTGTAGAATTTGTGGCAGAAAGAATTGGATCAAACTGTGTCAAACACATCAA GGCGACGCTGGTGGCAGATCTGGTGAATCAAGCCGAGTCccttcttcaggagcagctggtgACGAAGGGACGGCCAGGGGGAGACCCAGCCCAGCTGTTGGAGCTCCTGTGTTCTCAACTGTGCCCTCATGGGGCCCAAGCATTGACCCAGGGGCGGGA catCTGGTGGGGCAGGAGAATGGACAGCACTTCCTTCTGA